GGACGGCGTCCATGTACTGCTGCCAGATCGCACCCGGCAGACCGGACCCGAAGACGATGGACCCGGCCGCGTTCACGATCGGGTCGCTCGGGCTGTCGTTGCCCATCCACACCGCGGTCGAGATGGACGGGGTGAAGCCGACCATCCAGGCGTCGGAGTTGTCGTCGCCCTGACCCTGGGTGCCGGTCTTGCTGGCCACCGGGCGATCGCCGTCCAGCGAGCGGCGGGAGTACTCCGCGACGCCCTCCATGGAGAAGGTGGTGTCGCTGGCGACGTCGGCCGGCATGGCCTGGGTGCCGGCGTCCACGACGGACTCCGGGGAGACCAGCACGCCGCCCTCGGCGTCGGTCACCGAGCTCACCATGTGCGTGGCGTGGTGCACGCCGCCGTTGGCGATCGTCGCGAAGCCGGCCGCCTGGTCGATCGGGCGCATCTCGTACTCGCCGATGCCGATCGCCGACCCGGTCTGCCGGGTCTCCGGGCTGGACAGCGTGCGCAGCGGGCCGCCCTCGATGTTGCCCAGCTGGGTGCCCTCGGGCCACACGTCGGGCATGCCGGTGGCAGCGAGCGCGACGTCGCGGACGGTGTCGCCGCCCACCTCCAGGGCGAGCCCGTAGAAGGTGGTGTTCAGCGAGCGGGTCATCGCCTGGACCAGCGTGCAGGAGCCGCACGAGGCACCGCCGGAGTTGCGCACCGGCGTCCCGCGGTCGGAGAAGGTCTGCGGCGAGCTGCCGTCGCGCCGGGCGTTGACGCTGATGCCCTGCTCGAGGGCCGCGGCCATCACGTAGGGCTTCATCGACGAGCCGGGCTGGCGCTGGGCCTGCACGTAGTCGGTGCCGGTGCTGGTGACCGGGCTGAAGTAGGTCAGCACGGCCCCGGTGCGCGGGTCGACCGAGACCAGTGCCTCGCGCAGGCCCTCGGGCTCGCCCTCCATCACGTCGGCGACGGCGGCCGCCGCGGCGTCCTGGTAGGCCTTGTTCACCGTCGAGGTGACCCGCAGGCCACCGGCGAAGATGTCCTGGTCGGTGAGCCCGTACGTGGTCTCCAGCTCCTGGACCACCTGGCGGGCGATGAAGCCCTCCGAGCCCTCCGGGTAGTTCAGGTTGGCCGTGGAGGCGGGCAGCACCTCGGGGTAGGTCGAGGCCTCCCGCTCGTCGGCGGTCAGCCAGTCCTGCTCGACCATGCCGTCGAGCACCAGGCCCCAGCGGTCCTGCGAGCCCTCGGGGTTGGTGGCCGGGTCGTAGGCACTGGGGCTGCGGATCAGCACGGCCAGCACCGCGCCCTGCTGCGCGGTCAGCGCGGAGGCGTCGACGCCGAAGTAGGCCTGCGCCGCGGCCTGGATGCCGTAGGCGCCGCGGCCGAAGTAGATGGTGTTGAGGTAGCCCTCGAGGATCTCGTCCTTGGTGTAGCTGTTGTCCAGCTTCACCGCGAGGAAGAGCTCCTGGAACTTGCGGCTGAACGTCTGGTCGGCCGTGAGCAGCGTGTTCTTCACGTACTGCTGGGTGATCGTCGAGCCACCCTGGGTCGAGCCACCGGTCAGGTTGTTCCACGCCGCTCGGGCGATGCCGGTGATCGAGATGCCCGGGTCGTCGTAGAAGTTGCGGTTCTCCGCGGCCAGCACCGCCTCCCGGGCGGGCACGGAGACCTGGTCCAGCGGCACGTTGATCCGGTTCTCGGTGCCGAGCCGGGCCATCTCGGTGGTGCCGTCGGAGTAGTAGATGATCGAGAGCTGGTCCTGCTGGACGTCGTCCAGGCTCGGGACGGTGGTGTTGGCGTAGACCACGCCCACGAAGACGCCGAGGAGCACGGCCACGCTGGCCACCAGCGCGGCGAGGACCTTGTAGACCCGCCGCCGCTTCTGCTTCGCCGTCCGCTTGCCCTTGCGCCTGGGCGCCGGCTTGCGGGCCTGGACGGAGGCGCCGCCACTGCGGGAGGCGGTCGTGCGGCCGCGGTCGGCGCGGGCCGGACGACGGGGGTCCGGCGGGCCGGGACGGCGACCGCCACCCCCGGACCGGGTCTCACGGACAGGGGGCGGACGGCGGAGCGAACCAGCAGGTTGCCCGACGGGGGAGGTCTCGTCGTGGGGAGGCACGGCGGTGGCCCCTCTCTCGAGTCGGTGGGCGGGCGCAGGCGTGCGCCACGCACCCAGGATGGCGGGTCGAGCTGTGAGGAACGGGGGAGCGCGGCGCTCCCGGCGGGCCGAACGCCTACTCGGTGGCTGCCCGGCGGCGGGTCTTGCGGGGCGCCCGACCGGGCAGCGGCTCTGCACCCAGGACGTAGGACGAGGCCAGGTGGTTCCAGCCGCAACCCCGGCAGACCTCGACGCTGTAGACGCTGAACTCGTCCTGCACGGCGTGCATCCGGGCCAGCTCGACCTGGGTCTTGGCCTGCCCGGCGACCGGCCCGAGGGCGTCGCCGTAGACGTAGTTGACCACGGTCAGCCGGTGGACCTGGCAGACCGGGCACGTCTGGTCGACCGTCTCGCCGTGGTGCTTGGCCGCCCGGGCGAGGTGGGGGCCGGCGTCGCAGACCTCGGACACGGTGGTCCGGCCGGCCTGGACGTCGGCCAGCAGCGAACGGCGACGCAGGGCGTAGTCGACCACCGCCCGCCTCACCACCGCAGCTCCGGCCACCTGGCGATCGTACGCACGCAGGGCCTCGCCGTCCCCCCTCCGCGGGCATCCCCGGGCGGACACCCGGGCGTCATCCGGAGTTGCACCGCCGGCCGTGCGTCGATGTATCGTCGCGATACATCGATCAGCGGTGGACGAGGACGGAACGAGGTGGCGGGGTGCTCGAGTTCGCCATCCTCGGTCTGCTCCACCAGTCCCCGATGCACGGCTACGAGCTGCGCAAACAGCTCGCCGGCGTGCTCGGGGGCTGCGCAGCATCTCCTACGGGTCGCTCTACCCGGCGCTCAAGCGGATGCTCGCCGCCGGCCTGGTCTCCGTCGTGGACGGCGACCCCAAGGCGCTGCTCCCCGCGGACGCACCGCCGCTCACCGGGCGGCGCGGCAAGGTCGTCTACGCCATCACCGCCGAGGGCAAGGAGCGCTTCCACGAGCTGGTCAGCCAGACCGGCCCGGAGGCCTACGACGACGAGGGGCGCTTCGGCGTCCACCTGGCGTTCTTCGGCTCCACCGCCGCCGACGTCCGGCTGCGCATCCTCGAGGGCCGCCGCCGCACCGTCGAGCAGCAGCGCGACGGGCTGCGGGCCGCCCTGGCGCGGACCCGGGAGCGGATGGACCGCTACACCCTCGAGCTCCAGCGCCACGGGCTCGACGGGGTGGACCGCGAGGTCCGGTGGCTGTCCGAGCTGATCGATCGAGAACGTGCCGACCCGGCAGCGTCGCCGGAGCCGGACAGCACCACCACCTGAGCCATCTCGTCATCGGAGCCGAGCACGCACGTGTGCTGGCACAAGGAGGAACCCCGTTGTCTTCAGTCAAGGTCGCCATCGTCGGCGTCGGCAACTGCGCCGCGTCGCTGGTGCAGGGCGTCGAGTACTACAAGGACGCCGACGCCACCCAGTCCGTCCCCGGGCTGATGCACGTCGAGTTCGGGCCGTACCACGTCCGGGACGTGCAGTTCGTCGCCGCGTTCGACGTCGACGCCAAGAAGGTCGGCCGTGACCTCTCCGAGGCCATCGTCGCCAGCGAGAACAACACGATCACCATCGCCGACGTCCCGCCGCTGGGCGTGACCGTGCAGCGCGGGCACACCCTGGACGGCCTGGG
This sequence is a window from Geodermatophilaceae bacterium NBWT11. Protein-coding genes within it:
- a CDS encoding penicillin-binding protein; the encoded protein is MPPHDETSPVGQPAGSLRRPPPVRETRSGGGGRRPGPPDPRRPARADRGRTTASRSGGASVQARKPAPRRKGKRTAKQKRRRVYKVLAALVASVAVLLGVFVGVVYANTTVPSLDDVQQDQLSIIYYSDGTTEMARLGTENRINVPLDQVSVPAREAVLAAENRNFYDDPGISITGIARAAWNNLTGGSTQGGSTITQQYVKNTLLTADQTFSRKFQELFLAVKLDNSYTKDEILEGYLNTIYFGRGAYGIQAAAQAYFGVDASALTAQQGAVLAVLIRSPSAYDPATNPEGSQDRWGLVLDGMVEQDWLTADEREASTYPEVLPASTANLNYPEGSEGFIARQVVQELETTYGLTDQDIFAGGLRVTSTVNKAYQDAAAAAVADVMEGEPEGLREALVSVDPRTGAVLTYFSPVTSTGTDYVQAQRQPGSSMKPYVMAAALEQGISVNARRDGSSPQTFSDRGTPVRNSGGASCGSCTLVQAMTRSLNTTFYGLALEVGGDTVRDVALAATGMPDVWPEGTQLGNIEGGPLRTLSSPETRQTGSAIGIGEYEMRPIDQAAGFATIANGGVHHATHMVSSVTDAEGGVLVSPESVVDAGTQAMPADVASDTTFSMEGVAEYSRRSLDGDRPVASKTGTQGQGDDNSDAWMVGFTPSISTAVWMGNDSPSDPIVNAAGSIVFGSGLPGAIWQQYMDAVLAGTPVEELPDSAIIRGDTGNSVPAPQTTQAPRPTTQAPQRTTQAPAPTTEEAPVTTEAPPVTTTAPTTAAPTTQAPVPTTPSPAPAVPIPGQPVG